The DNA region AGCATCACCCGAACGTCCCGTTCATAGCAGGTGGTTTCTCCTTCGGATCGTGGGTCGCGAGTCGCTACGCGTGCGACGCGCCGGAAGTTGCAGCCATTTTCATGATCGGCGCACCGGTCAACAAGTACTCTCTTTCCTATCTGAACGGTTGCAACAAGCGGAAGCTGATCCTTCAGGGTTCGGAGGACGAGTTCGGCGATCCGGAAAAGCTCGGCGAGATGGTGTCGTCGTGGCCGGACGCGGAGCTGATCGTCGTCGACGGTGCCGATCATTTCTTCGCGCGGCAGATCGACGTCGTCGAACAGACGATGAAATTGTGGGCCGACGAGCTTCTGGACTGAGGATCGGCGGCCAGTTGCCAGTTGCCGGTTGCCGGTTGGGAGTTGCGAGTGGCCCGGATGATCCTTTCTACCCTTCCGTAGGCTCATCCTTTCCAGTCGGGTCGGTGATCGGAGTGGAAAAGCGACTTCGAGGAAGTATCGTTTTTCCGGTCAGCCCGCGTCCGCGGGCGACAGATCTTAGCCCCCGGCTTCAGCCGGGGGACAGGAGCTTGTTCCCAAGATCGTGTCGAGCCCGCTTCAGCGGGCGACAGAATGGCGATTTCAAGTATGCGGACCAGGCTCGAAGAAGCCGCAACTCGAAAGCTGGCAACTGGCAACTGGCAACCGGCAACTGGCACCGGCCACCGGGCAACTGGTCAGTTCCCGGACGCGGGTGCGAGCAGCAGCCGTCGGCCGCACTGTCGGACGATCGCCCGCCCTTCCGGGACGTCGCCTTGCTGAACCAGCACCCATGCCTCCGGCGGAGGGGTGTCATCCGGGGCCGGGTGAAGAAGAGTCGCGTGGCGCGCGTAGAAGCGAGCAGTCGGCACCGGTACCGGCTGCATGACTGCCACGACGGGCGCTTCGGAAGATGGCGGAAGCGCATCGAGTGCGCACCGCGTGTCGTCCGCGACGCTCCGCCGATTGCGGACGACTCCATAAATTGCGCACTGCAGCAGGGTAAGGACGATCATCATCGCCACGACGTGGCGAAGCCAGCGCCTGCGCGCGACCTCCGGCGCAAGCCACTCGGCCGTGAGGATTGCGAGCGGCGGATAGACGGGAACGGCATACCAGATGAGCTTCGTACCGGCCAGACTGAAGACGAACAGCGGAATCCAGAACCAGAGCGCGATCCAACGCTCGCCGGTCCGTTCGCGGAATGCCCGCCAGGTGATCACCGGTATGGCGATGATCGCGATCCAGTGCCACGGATTGAATTCCGAGGCGAAAATCGCCTCCAGGTAGTACCACCACGGCCCGGCGTGACCTTCGATGGGTGAGGTCATACGCTCGACTAAATTGACGCCGAAGTAATATCCGGCGAAATCCGATCCGTGAGCAGCGATCTGATGGAGGTGCCACGGCAGTGCGATTGCGACTGCGACGGCACCTGCCCTGACCACGAGCCGCGCGAGGTCACCTCGTTCGATCAGCGCGATCACAGCGGCAACCGCAAGTGCCAGGATCGGAAGATGGGGCTTGATCATCGCCGCGGCGCCGAGCGCCACCCCGCACCACAGCCATGATCTTCGGTTCGCCGCGAGCGCCGCGAGAGTGAGCATCGTGGCGAGCGGAACCTCGAGCATCGCCTGACGCGCGAACTCGAGCCACTGGGGCGCGGCGAGAAGGACCAGGGTCGCCAGCAGGGCCGGAGCGCGGCCCGCCCGCTCGAACGTCAGCCGCCAGACCCCCCACAGCCCCGCCAGTGCGAACGAGGCAGTCGGAAGGCGCGTTGCGAGCTCGCCAACTCCAATGAGCTGGTAGAACGCCGCGATCAGCCAGAAGAAAAGCGGCGGCTTGTGCTGGAAGTATTCACCGGCCCGGGTGAGCGAAAGCCATTGGCCCTTTTCCGCGACGTCGAGCGCGACCGACGCGTAGATCGCCTCGTCCCAGTCGCGCAACGCCTCCGAGCCGAGACCATAGAAAATTACGACGACTGCGAATCCGGCCAGCAGTAGCTCCGGCACGGGATATCGACGCCATCGAGATTCCGGCGGCTTGCTGGAATCAACGGTGCCGGGCGCAGTCATCGGAGGTTTGTACGAGCTCGTTCGTGTCACGTGCGCTCGTCGGATTCTACGCTGCGCCGGCGGCGCTACTTCTTCCCCTCTTTGGCAGCGAGTCGCTTCATCCTCGACTTCGCGAGCTCGTTGCTCGCGTCGATCCGGAGGACGTCCTCGTAATGGTGTTTCGCTCGCGTGAACATGTTCTGTTCGAGATAGAGGTCGCCCAGAGCAATGATCGTCTCGATCCGGTTGGGGTCGATCGAAAGGGCGCGGGCGAGACTTTCCGCGGCAGTTTGCTTCCACTTGGGATTCTGCATCTGACACATTCCGAGCAGGTGCCACGCTTTGGCGTTGTCCGGCTCGAACTTGACTGCCTGCTGAAGAAGAACGATCGCAGTGTAGTTATCCCCTGAGAGGCTGAGGTTCTCCGCTTTCTTGTAGTTCTGAATCGCGAGTGAACGGCGAGCGGTCTGCTGTGCAATGGTTCTGTGGGTGGCCGCCCTTCGGGTTTTCAGAAGATTGTCGTACGCCTCCCGCTGATCGGCATCGAGGAGTACCTGTCTGGCTTCGTTGATGCGAGCCTGGATTTCGCGGACCGCGGGATGGACCGGCGCCGGGTACGTCGCTGTCTCGTACTTCTGTTTCATAGCATCGATTCGCATTCCGATCTGGGCGCGCGTCGCGGCCAGAGGAACGTCGAGGAACCTGTAATGATCGAGCTTGTCGAGCCGCTTCGAGAGCGAGAGGACTTCGAGCGCCTTGGTGTCGCCCCCGATCGAAGCGAGGATCGACAGGTCCCGCTCCGTTTCGTCGAACGATGTCTGTGACTGGGGGGTCGCGCTCCGCACACGAAAAATGCCGAAAGTCGTCATCGCGATCACGGAGCGCGCCGCCACCGTGGAGCCCTTCGGAAAGTTTCGCAAGTACTCCTGGAGTGTCTTGCTCTCGTCGAGTTTCTCGATAGCTTCGCGCTCCTGATCGTTCAGCGGGAGGCTTTCGAGGCCGAAGGGCGGCTCAGGCGCAGGCTCGATCCGCTGGGCAAGGTCACCGAGTGCATTTCGGAGGATCAGTCCGCTCTGGATCGAGCGAATCCCATCCATCACGAGAGCCGTGGTGGGCACCATTGCCCGCTTTTCGTGCGGAAGTAGCTCGCTGTCTTCGAAGGTGATGGTTCCCTGTTCGAGAGAAAACATCGGGATGAAGAGATTGCGGATCCAATCGCGAAGATGGGAGAGCGGATTCTTCAGCTGGATCGAGTCGCTCTCGGAGAAATGTAAAGCGACGTCGGTGGGATCGAACTCCGCGAGCTGCGCCGCCTGATCGTCGTCGATCAGGTCGTGCTGTCGCAGATAGGCGGGAAGCTGCTCGACTTCCCGAGACGACTCCACCAGTCCGATGTCACCGTAGGCCCAGTGGACCCGGCGGCGCGCTCCGTCCGACACGACCGTGAGGATTCCGCTTCGCCGATCCCGCAGAATCTCCCCCAGAATCCTGGTGAGGGGAGTAACTTCCAGTCGATGCAGTTCCATGTCGAATCTCGAATCCTACACGAAACGGTTACGCGGAACAGCCGGCATTCGAGCAGTGTTAGCGGGGGCATGTCGAATCGGCTCAGCTCTTTCGTAGCGACTCTCGCCATCCTGGCCCCGCTGGCTCTTGCCCAGGCTCCGACCACCGAACACCTCGATCAGAAGCCGACGAGCGAGCAGCTCGCGAAATTCCTCGAGGCTCGTCTGGCCGCGTCTGAGGGCGACGCCGCCGTCGCTCTGGAGCTCTTCGATGAGTTGATCAGGAACGAGCCGGAAGATCCGGTCCTCCGCCTCGAGCGAGCTCAGGTGCTCTCGTCGATCGGCCGGCTCCGCGACGCCGAGCGCGATCTCGAGGTTGCCATCCGGATCGATCCGGCGTTCGCCGACGCCCGTAAACTCTACGGAAGGATTCTTCTCGATCGATCGAACAACGACCGGAGCAGGGTGGAGAAGGCGCTCGAACAGCTTTCGATCGCCTGGCAGACCAACCCCAACGACGTCTCCACCGGTCTGACCGTCGCCCAGATTCTCGGCGGACTCGGACGGGGAGAACAGGCGCTCGCGGTGCTCGAGGGGATCCTCGAACGCCTTCCGGACAATCGCACGGTCAACTACCAGTACGCGCAGGCGCTCCTCCAGCTCGACCGCGGAGCAGAGGCGATCGGTGCCCTCGAAATCGTCGTTCAACAGGATCCGCTCTACCCGCCCGCCGCCTACCAGCTGGTCGAGATCTACCAGCACGAGGGCCGCTGGAGTGAGGCGGCGGACCTCCTGACGAAGCTCACCGAGCTCGAGCCGGCCAACCAGGAGCTCGCGACCAGACGCGCACTCGCGCTTCTGCGCGCCAATCGAGCAGACGAAGCCAGGGCCGAGCTCGAGGCTCTCTCGTCCGAGAATCCGGAGGATCTCCGTCTCCGATTCCTGTTCGCCGAAGCGCTGTCCGACGTAGGAGAGCACCAGGAAGCGGAGAAAATCTACGGGGATCTGGTCCGGCTCCGAGGCGGTGATCCGGACTTCATGATCAGCTATGGCTTCAACCAGCTCAGGCTCGGCAAGCTCGATTCCGCGGAACGCCAGTTCGAGCGCGTCCTCAGTCTCCGAAACCTTCCTCCCGGCGTGCGGAATGTCGCCGCCACGCAGCTCGCATCGATCGCGCTCGAGCGAGGCGATGAAGAGGACGCACTCCGGAGAGCGCGCGGCGCGGTCTCGTCCGAAGGATCGACCAACCGCCAGGCACTCGCGATCGCTCTCGAGGTTTTCAGGAATCGGGAGAACTGGCAGGAAGCCATCGAGCTGATCCGTTCGAGAATGCGCGAGGAGCCCGACGCCGTCCACCTCACCGCGCGGCTCCTGCAGTTTCAGATTCTCTCGGGCGATGAGCGAGGCGCCGCGAAAACGGCGAATGAGCTCGTCGAGCACAGCGCCGATGCGTCGCTCTTTCCCGGGCAGATCTACGGCGAGCTCGAACGATGGGACGACGTCGTCGAGGCGGCGCGTCGCTCGGTCGAAAAATGGGGCGACACCGTCAGCGGATTGTTTCAGCTCGCCTCCGGTCTGGAGCGCGCCGGCAAGTTCGACGAATCCGTCGCGACGTTCCAGCGACTTCTCGCTTCGTATCCCGACCACAGCCCCTCGCAGAATTACCTCGGTTACATGTGGGCTGACAAAGGGGTTCACCTCGAGGAAGCGCTCGCGCTGATCCAGAAGGCTGTGGACAAGTACCCGCGCAATGGTGCGTACGTCGATTCTCTCGGATGGGTGCATTACCGGCTCGGGAATCTCGATCTCGCCGAGCGCTACATGCTCGACGCCGTCGAGCTCGTCGGTGATGATCCGGTTGTCCATCACCACCTCGCTGACGTCTTTTCGGCTCTCGGGAAGCTCGACCGCGCCGTCGATTCCTATCAGCATGCTCTCACCCTGGATCCGGAGGACCCGGCAGAGCTCCGCCAGAAGATCGAACGGCTGCGTGAAAAGATCGCCGCGAGGGAGCGATGAGCCGAACGCGACCGTCCCGGCCGCTCACACTTCTCCCCCTCGCCCTGCTCCTGGTCTCCGGCTGTGCTTCGGCTCCGCCATCATCGACGGCTGCGCGCACCTGGGAGGAATTGCTCTCCCGGCGCGAGACCTTCGAAGGGGCGCGCGGCCTGTCGGAGTTGACGCTGATCCAGCAACAGCGGCGGCGTCTCGACGTCACGTTCCTGCTCGATCCGCGCGGCCGGCTCGAGCTCTCCGTCATCTCCCCGTTCGGCACCCGCGTCGGAACGATCTTTCTCGAGAGTGGCGAGCTCGTCGTGGTGAATCGCGCCGCACGTCTCTACTGGGAAGGACGAGTGGACGAGCTCGGCGAGATCCTTCCGCTCGGAGGACTGCAGATTGAAGGGATCGGATTTCTCCTCGTGGGGCTCCCTCCGGAACCCAGCGGATGGACCACCTCGATTCCCGCGGAAGGCTTTCTCGAAGCGAGGCGTGGCGATCGGCGACTGCTCATTCATCCCGACGGAATTGCGAGCGCCGACATCGGCAATCCTCATACGGTCAAAGCACGCTTGAGTCTTCCCTCGAATCCGCCAACCCGCATCTCGATTCTCGACCCGGAAGACTCTGAGACCGCCATTGTCCAGCATGATCGGATCGAGTTCGCGCCGGTCGTCGTCGAGCGCCCCGCCATCGAGGATGGCTTCAGGCGAACGGCCAACTGGCTGGAAGTCATCGCCAGCAGATGAGGGTTGCATCACCGGCCAAGATCAACTGGCTCCTCAATGTTCTCGGGAGGAGAGCTGACGGTTTTCACGAGATCGAGACAATCTTTCAGACAATCGATCTGACGGATCATCTCGAATTCGAGCGGGCGGATTCCTTCAGTCTGAGCTCCGATGATCCCTCGCTGCCGATGGGGGAGAGAAACCTCATCTACCGGGCATGGAAAGAGGTTCACGATGTGACAGGCTGTCCTCCGGTTCGCGTGCACATCGAAAAGAGGATTCCTGCTGGCGGCGGCCTCGGCGGAGGCTCCTCCAACGCGGCCGCGACTATCCGGACGCTCGAGCAGATGTTCTCACTCGGCTTACGCTCCCACGAGTACCACGAGATCGCCGCGAGGCTCGGTTCCGACGTCCCTTTCTTTCTCGAGGGAGGAACCTGCTATGGACGCGGGCGGGGTGAAATCCTGGAGCGGCTTCCTTCGATGACCGACGGAACGCTTCTCCTCGTGATTCCCGACGAGAGAATCTCGACCGCCGAGGCGTACGAACGGCTCGCCCGGCCCATCGGAGAAATTCCTGCGATCGGCTTTTCCCGTGCAAATGAGATCGCCACGCGAGGCGTCGGCCCCTCTGCCGAAGAGCTGACCAACGATTTCGATGCCGTCGTGTTCGCCGAGCTCCCGGTGCTTCGTGACTACCGCGATCGTCTGCTCGATTGCGGAGCCGGCTGGGCGGGGATGTCCGGATCGGGATCGACGATCGTCGGGTGGTTTGCCGAAGAGTCGGTTCGCGAATCGGCGGAGTCGGTGATGGGCTCGGTGGTGAGAGTGGAAGCGGCGGCTCCCTCCGATGCTCGAGAATGAAAAAAGGACCGCCTTGCGGCGGTCCGGGTGATCGATCGGATGGAGCGGGAAACGGGACTCGAACCCGCGACTTCAACCTTGGCAAGGTTGCGCTCTACCAACTGAGCTATTCCCGCGCAGGAGCGGACGATTTTCGCCCGCCAGCGAACCCCGAGAACCCGGCGCTCGCGGGAAACTATTCCTGCCGGAAACGATCCGTCGAGATGCCGAGCTGAGACATTTTCCGGTACAGATGCGTGCGCTCCAACCCGAGGCTTTCGGCGGTCTTGCTGACGTTTCCGTCGTGCAGGCCGAGGCGCGCTTCGATCATCTCCCGCTCGAACCGATCGCGAGCATCTCGAAGGGTGAGGCCGTCGACCGAGCTGGGGGAGAGTGCCGAACGCATCGAGCCGAGATCGAGATCGCGGGCACGAATCTCCGAGGCGGGCACGAGGATGGTCAACCGCTCGATCAGATTGCGCAGCTCTCGCACGTTGCCCGGCCAGGAGTGGCGCTTCAGCGCATCGATCGCGTCGCTTGTGAGCGTCTTCGGCCGCTGTCCGGTCTCGGCTGCGAACCGTTCGAGAAAATGGCGGGCCAGAAGAACGATGTCGTCGCCGCGATCGCGCAGCGGCGGGACCTGCAGAGGCACGACGTTGACCCGGAAATAGAGATCCTGTCGGAAGCGGCCCTCCTCGATCTCCTTTTCGAGATTCTTGTTCGTCGCAGCGATGACCCTGACGTCGGTGCGGATGACGTCCTGGCCGCCGATCCGAAGGAACTCCTGCTCCTGAAGGACGCGGAGAACCTTCGCCTGTGTCTTCAGGCTCATGTCGCCGATCTCGTCGAGGAAGAGCGTTCCGCCGTCGGCGAGCTCGAACTTCCCCTTCCGGTCCTCGATCGCACCCGTGAACGAGCCCTTCCGGTGTCCGAACAGCTCCGACTCGATCAGCTCCTCGGGGATCGCGGCGCAATTGACGTCGATGAACGGCTCGTCGGACCGTTTCGATTCGCGATGCAGCGTCCGCGCGACGACTTCCTTGCCGCTGCCGTTCTCGCCGGTGATCAGAACGCGTGAGGACGTCGGGGCAGCCGCGTGCATCTGTTCGCGAAGCTTCCTGACCGGTGCGCTCTCGCCGATGAGAACCTCGTCGAGCGAGAGGTTCTGCTGCAGATGCGCCACCCGGTCGCGAAGCTTTCGAGTCGACAGCGCGTGCTGCACCGTCAGAATGACCCGGTCGAGCGAGAGCGGCTTCTCGAGAAAGTCGTAGGCTCCGAGACGCGTCGCCCGCACTGCCGTCTCGATCGTTCCGTGTCCGGAGATCACGATCACTGGCGGTGCCCCCTTCCGCGAGGAGATCTGCTCGAGAAGCGACAGCCCGTCGGCCCCGGGGAGCCAGACGTCGAGCATCAGGAGATCGAACATCCCCTTTCGGTACATCTGCAACCCTTCCTCCGCGGAGCCGGCCGTCTCGACGCTGTGTCCCTCGTCCTCGAGAATGTTGCCGAGCGTCGTCCGGATCGAGGGCTCGTCGTCGATGACCAGAATCTTTCCCATCTCTTGAAGAAGGATATAAGGATTTGAGGATGTAAGGATTTGAGGTGTGGACGAGGTGGACGACGTGGACCAAGTGGACGAGGTGGACGAGGTGGACGAGGTGGACGTGGACCAGTGGACGATGTGGACCTTTCAGCTCCACGCCGTCCTCAAACCTCAAACCTCAAACCTCCGTCAGCTCAGTCGCCACTCCTCCATCAGCTCAGCCGGAAGCTCTTTGAGGAACCGAGAGGGCTCGAGGATGACGTCCATCTGCCACCGGTCCTTGGTGAATCGCGGAAAGACGAGATGGAGCTCCTGCTTCGCCCGAGTGAGGCAGACGTAGAAGAGGCGGC from Acidobacteriota bacterium includes:
- a CDS encoding alpha/beta fold hydrolase gives rise to the protein MNPRPLRHVDLFSDAGRLEALYRDIPDARASAVVCHPHPLHGGTLHNKVVFRAARGLESAGVATVRFNFRGVGTSQGRHDSGEGEQRDFEAAMRWIRKHHPNVPFIAGGFSFGSWVASRYACDAPEVAAIFMIGAPVNKYSLSYLNGCNKRKLILQGSEDEFGDPEKLGEMVSSWPDAELIVVDGADHFFARQIDVVEQTMKLWADELLD
- a CDS encoding glycosyltransferase family 39 protein; the encoded protein is MPELLLAGFAVVVIFYGLGSEALRDWDEAIYASVALDVAEKGQWLSLTRAGEYFQHKPPLFFWLIAAFYQLIGVGELATRLPTASFALAGLWGVWRLTFERAGRAPALLATLVLLAAPQWLEFARQAMLEVPLATMLTLAALAANRRSWLWCGVALGAAAMIKPHLPILALAVAAVIALIERGDLARLVVRAGAVAVAIALPWHLHQIAAHGSDFAGYYFGVNLVERMTSPIEGHAGPWWYYLEAIFASEFNPWHWIAIIAIPVITWRAFRERTGERWIALWFWIPLFVFSLAGTKLIWYAVPVYPPLAILTAEWLAPEVARRRWLRHVVAMMIVLTLLQCAIYGVVRNRRSVADDTRCALDALPPSSEAPVVAVMQPVPVPTARFYARHATLLHPAPDDTPPPEAWVLVQQGDVPEGRAIVRQCGRRLLLAPASGN
- a CDS encoding DUF4388 domain-containing protein; this encodes MELHRLEVTPLTRILGEILRDRRSGILTVVSDGARRRVHWAYGDIGLVESSREVEQLPAYLRQHDLIDDDQAAQLAEFDPTDVALHFSESDSIQLKNPLSHLRDWIRNLFIPMFSLEQGTITFEDSELLPHEKRAMVPTTALVMDGIRSIQSGLILRNALGDLAQRIEPAPEPPFGLESLPLNDQEREAIEKLDESKTLQEYLRNFPKGSTVAARSVIAMTTFGIFRVRSATPQSQTSFDETERDLSILASIGGDTKALEVLSLSKRLDKLDHYRFLDVPLAATRAQIGMRIDAMKQKYETATYPAPVHPAVREIQARINEARQVLLDADQREAYDNLLKTRRAATHRTIAQQTARRSLAIQNYKKAENLSLSGDNYTAIVLLQQAVKFEPDNAKAWHLLGMCQMQNPKWKQTAAESLARALSIDPNRIETIIALGDLYLEQNMFTRAKHHYEDVLRIDASNELAKSRMKRLAAKEGKK
- a CDS encoding tetratricopeptide repeat protein, whose protein sequence is MSNRLSSFVATLAILAPLALAQAPTTEHLDQKPTSEQLAKFLEARLAASEGDAAVALELFDELIRNEPEDPVLRLERAQVLSSIGRLRDAERDLEVAIRIDPAFADARKLYGRILLDRSNNDRSRVEKALEQLSIAWQTNPNDVSTGLTVAQILGGLGRGEQALAVLEGILERLPDNRTVNYQYAQALLQLDRGAEAIGALEIVVQQDPLYPPAAYQLVEIYQHEGRWSEAADLLTKLTELEPANQELATRRALALLRANRADEARAELEALSSENPEDLRLRFLFAEALSDVGEHQEAEKIYGDLVRLRGGDPDFMISYGFNQLRLGKLDSAERQFERVLSLRNLPPGVRNVAATQLASIALERGDEEDALRRARGAVSSEGSTNRQALAIALEVFRNRENWQEAIELIRSRMREEPDAVHLTARLLQFQILSGDERGAAKTANELVEHSADASLFPGQIYGELERWDDVVEAARRSVEKWGDTVSGLFQLASGLERAGKFDESVATFQRLLASYPDHSPSQNYLGYMWADKGVHLEEALALIQKAVDKYPRNGAYVDSLGWVHYRLGNLDLAERYMLDAVELVGDDPVVHHHLADVFSALGKLDRAVDSYQHALTLDPEDPAELRQKIERLREKIAARER
- the ispE gene encoding 4-(cytidine 5'-diphospho)-2-C-methyl-D-erythritol kinase; amino-acid sequence: MRVASPAKINWLLNVLGRRADGFHEIETIFQTIDLTDHLEFERADSFSLSSDDPSLPMGERNLIYRAWKEVHDVTGCPPVRVHIEKRIPAGGGLGGGSSNAAATIRTLEQMFSLGLRSHEYHEIAARLGSDVPFFLEGGTCYGRGRGEILERLPSMTDGTLLLVIPDERISTAEAYERLARPIGEIPAIGFSRANEIATRGVGPSAEELTNDFDAVVFAELPVLRDYRDRLLDCGAGWAGMSGSGSTIVGWFAEESVRESAESVMGSVVRVEAAAPSDARE
- a CDS encoding sigma-54 dependent transcriptional regulator, which encodes MGKILVIDDEPSIRTTLGNILEDEGHSVETAGSAEEGLQMYRKGMFDLLMLDVWLPGADGLSLLEQISSRKGAPPVIVISGHGTIETAVRATRLGAYDFLEKPLSLDRVILTVQHALSTRKLRDRVAHLQQNLSLDEVLIGESAPVRKLREQMHAAAPTSSRVLITGENGSGKEVVARTLHRESKRSDEPFIDVNCAAIPEELIESELFGHRKGSFTGAIEDRKGKFELADGGTLFLDEIGDMSLKTQAKVLRVLQEQEFLRIGGQDVIRTDVRVIAATNKNLEKEIEEGRFRQDLYFRVNVVPLQVPPLRDRGDDIVLLARHFLERFAAETGQRPKTLTSDAIDALKRHSWPGNVRELRNLIERLTILVPASEIRARDLDLGSMRSALSPSSVDGLTLRDARDRFEREMIEARLGLHDGNVSKTAESLGLERTHLYRKMSQLGISTDRFRQE